Within the Miscanthus floridulus cultivar M001 chromosome 2, ASM1932011v1, whole genome shotgun sequence genome, the region ggcaaagaggcaacagccaagaaaggaggcacgacagGCAAGGACCGGGATGGCTTCCTcgaccctaaggaatgcatcatcATCTTTGATAGATATGACATTGTCTGGTCCAAGCACCaacacaaggtgcgctatagggaggcatgcaccgccgagacggctgtcccctccttccttagctggttagaatctccaatcacctttgaccaaggggaccatccctcccacatcgtgagaccgggacgctaccctgctcatcatcgaccccatcgtctgcaagaagtgcctcactaaggtgctgatggacggaggcagcggcctcaacatactctacgtcgacaccctcgacgccatgcgcatcccccggtcggaaCTCCGCGcagtgggctctcccttccacgaggTGATCCTAAGAGTGCATGCATACCAGCTTGGACAGATCGACCTGCTCGTcacgtttggcaaccgagccaacttctgctcagaggtcctcaccatcgaagtggtggacttcctacggtcctaccatgccatcttggggcggccatgctacgccaaattcatggtgatccccaactacacctacctcaagttgaagatgtcgggaccgaacgacatcatcaccctgggcagcgccttctcgcacacTTTCATGTGCGATAGTGAGCATTTTGAGCTTGCCACCGTGGTCATCAAATTGACTTGTCTGAGCTCCCTTCAGCTTGGAGAGTTGTCGACCCTAGCAGTTTTGGACTGCAACAAActaacctcctcgatggccttccgtccactcgaggaaaccaaggcggtagggattgaccccactgacccaaccaagatggtgcagatcgggacccagctcctggccaaataggaatgtgagctcgtcgacttcctacatgccaatcgtgatgtcttcacatggaagtcatttgacatgccgggcataccgcggGACATCGCCGAGCACGCACTGTGCCTCATCTCAGGCTCAAAGCCTGCTAAGCAATGCCTACgttgctttgacgatgagaggcgaaGGGCCATAgatgaagagatcgccaaactcctagcagtaggattcatcagagaggtattccactccgactggtttgccaatcccgttcttgttaaaaagaagattgggaaatggagaatgtgcattgattatactagcctcaacaaagcatgtccaaaggatcactttcctttgccgcacatagaccagatagtcgactccacctcgggtagcgagatcctctcctttctggatgcctacttgggctatcactagatcatgatgAAGGAGTccaatcagctcgcaacctcgttcatcaccccatatggttcatactactatataaccatgcctttcggcctaaagaacactagcgccacctaccaaaggtgcatgtagcaatgcttcaccgaccaaattgacctgctcgatcagcctgatcaagtcgAGCGGCTGAAActaacaatcgccgtctatgttgatgacatagtggtcaaaacagctcaagcttgcaacctgatcgcaaacttggccgcaacgttcacgaaccttcgaaggttcaacatcaggttgaatcctgagaaatgtgttttcagggttccaaaggggaagctgctaggatacattatgtCTAAGCACGACATCGAGGACAACCCTAAAAAGATCACggccatttccaacatgggccccatacacaatgtcaagggtgtgcaaaGGCTTACCTACTGTCTGGccgccctgagccggttcatctctcaACTCGATGAatgagggatgccactctacatgctcctcaaaaagatggacaccttcgtctggactgaggaagctcagcatgctttggagagcctcaaagcatccctaatGTCGGCCTTAATCCTCATtgctcccgaacggggagaacccctcctcctctacgtcatggctagcaaccatgtggtaagcatcgccctggtcatcgaaagggaggagccaggacaccaccttaaggtctagcgGCCCATATACTTTGTTGGGAAGGTACTCATCAACCCTAAGGTCCAGTACCCcaaggtgtagaaactcctatacatcgtgctgatggcaacccagaagctcgtacactacttcactgaccatgaagttgcggtcgtcacttcatacctgctcgaggacatcatccgcaactgtGACATCAtgggacggatctccaagtgggcactcaaactcatgggccatgacatcaggtatatcccccgtatcgctattaaatcttaggctctcacaaattttgtcaccgaatggatggaggtgcaACTACCAACTCtggacatcacccatgagtactggagaATGTAcctcgatgggtccgtaatggcacctagctcaggggctggagtggttctgatctccccatatgggagtaggctccgctacgccatctgcCTCCATTTCTAAGCCTCAAACAACACTatagaatatgaggccctcatcaacgggctgtgcattgccatcgagctcggtgcaacatgactctacatccgtagtgactcagagttggtcattgactaggtcatgaaggagtccaccTGCAACagccccctcatgatagcatactactaggaggtgtgcaagcttgaggacaaattctaggggatcgagctacatcacgtcccccgaaaggacaatgatgctggcgattttctcacaaaattagcCGCCAGGCGTGATCTATCTCcgagcgggatcttcatcaacgatctccatgagaCATCCACCCAcgtcctagaaggtctgatccagACACACCTCGATGCCAAGCTGGTGCCTAGGGGCTCCAACCCTAACGCCAagccggcgctcgggggctccgaccctagtgcctctATGACGACGTCACCCACTGAtgtcgccgtattggcactcgatcaaaccgactgacGAGCgctgctactcacctacctcctcgaggaggttctcctgcctgaaaggactaaagcccaatggattgctcgacgtgccaagacattcgtcgtgctcggtgatgaactctacaaacggagtccatcgggggtgctcatgaagtgcatccccaccaactaggggaagcagctcctcctcaaggtccatgccagGATCTATGGACATTACGCAgccccaaggtcactggtcagaaaagcctttcaccaaggtttttactagcctaccgcactacgagatgtagaggaggttgtccacaggtgtgagggatgccaattctatgctccgCACACTCATTTGTCggcataggagcttcaaaccatcccatcacctagccattcgtggtctagggcctcgacatggtaggacccctcaaaaagggcccgagcggcttcactcacctactcgtagcagttgacaagttcaccagtggatagaggccaagcccatcaccaacatccgctcagaagaggcggtcaaattcttcctgaACATCATTtaccggttcggtgttcctaactgcatcatcactgaccacgggactaacttcactgggaagaagttcctgaacttcagtgatggatatgacaTCAGGTTCGACTGGGCCCCGATCGGACAGCCacatactaacggtcaggtcgagcatgccaatggcatggtcctccaaggacttaagccacgcatcttcaaccaactcaacaagtatgccagatgatgggttgcagaggtcccagcgatcctctagtgcctaagaatgaccccaaaccgatccccAGGGTTCatacccttcttcctagcctacagagctgaagcagtgctgccctccgacctcgaccatggtgccccaagagtgaaggtttTCAACCACGACCGAGCAGCAGAGGCTTAGCAAGACACAATCGACCTGCTTGAAGAAGCCtgtgagacgaccgtcatccactctgctcgctaccagcaaactctccgtaggtaccacgaaaggaagatcagggggaggatcctcgaagtcggtgatctcatgctccggaggacccaatcaatgaaggaaaaacacaaactctctccaccatgggaaggaccctatacggtgatcgaAGTGATTCGGCCGGGCACCTactgactgaaggatgacaacggcaacattctcagcaacacttggaacattgaacagctacgtcgttttcctCGTAAATTCGGTCTTACTGCTTTTATTCAATACTTGCTCCTGTAAATCACCCTAGCCCGAACACTTTTAGCCcgagtcgctcgggggctccatgagggtacaatactaaatactacctctcttttttactatcacatggaaaaGAACTTTTAACGAAAGTGCAtttcattcctttgattaccctacgtgactttgttcttactcccaaccgaacaCACCCCACCATGAGCTATAGTTACGAGCAGCCaagccccgcgggccatgcccaggtttttaaaagctgcagcctatggaacgaaagggcaggtgcaaaaaagaaaggataaaaacaaagctatgctaggataaaaaataaagaacgaatagtgattctatcacaaaaatagaactgatgtattcattgatacaaaaactattcacacaaggcTCCCCCGTGAACTTAatgattacatttgctgactacttctactccaaatactactgtggccgctcgacggcatcagctgatgccaaaggagaggccacaGCCCATGCCACTGAACATAACTACTATCGTAAGGGCCTCACCCGGTTCTGCTCCCTCAACTTcggtgagcgcaacgggtacctcaaggaccCTGCACGGTTGCGCTCCCTCGACTTTGGCGAGTGCAATGGGTACCTTAAGGGTGTCATAGCCATatatgctcagcagaagagcatggagctcctgaccttcccATGCAGTCGAGGTAGCTCCTAGGTAGGGACGCTACCTgccgaggtatggccaccatggctagaagatatctcatcaaactttatgaactggccaacctgagtagCTGCAAGGGCAAAACGTCCCACCGGCGTAGTCCCGAGTGTCTTCCTCTTTGACAAGGCTCGCTCGAAGAAAAATCGCTAGAAGGAGTCCATGTGCAGCTCCATCCTGACAAAAGCCTCGTAGACAGTGATGAAGCCGATGACGTACGAcaccctctagtgcaccacctccttcggcagAACTAGCCCCTTCTTAGCGAAGGCGGCCACCACCACCTCATCTACATTGGGGGACCTCCAACTCGACATCGTGCCCTAGAATCATGAatgggtctgtgagttctcctttccttctcccttcccctatttaaagaagaggtggagtagttgaggaaaggcaaaaggatcggggtgagaaaccctctcccttcccccattcaatgcggataggAAACGACGAGatgcgccctgaccgatgggacacacATTGACTGACAAAATGGTGCCTGGTCAGACGagatgtggcctgggtatggcccaccactacctgcATAACCAGGCGTGAGAAACTAAGCGCCACCACATgtaggcggccctccgccttcccaggcagaacttggaaaggcccaactatgggatctccgcccaagagagaccatcgggcttcctaaagtCAATTGAATGGCTCAAGAAAacgccgagagacaggtaaggagcaaagggacgccccatgtgggccatgccgactccatcacgaatgacgaaAATGGAtccctggtcggacatttccgattggagctcttcaaaccccgtcactcgagtcatcaaggtaacattaccaaaccccactatttctttatataatcattcatacatccatacatgcattcattccatacgcttgCGCCCCTCGAACGATTCTAACTGAATCGCCCTGGGGCTTGGTAACTAAGGCATCGCACATgcggttaaatgcatcacaacgctccgtgttgcgtcacaaagcggtagttgcctcattcaacatgagcaacgaccgacctgggttcgaaggccggcccatgaagggttcaaggccacctcgcatcaaacaaaacccggggagaaaatgtagatgagccccaagcGGCCCTCACCCAATCTGTCctaaagcagatagggtcatctcaaccttctcattcgatcctaaacctctaccaaacccatagaatctccatcgaggggaggccaatgggccacccgggtcagtctctagaacgacccaggcatctgctgggttgtaggttaaggagcagtggaatgtcataagagggctatgtcgaccccatcacgaacgatagacctagatttcactcgatcatacccgttagcgagctcaccgagcgcgtcactcgagcctgagccatcgagcaagcgacgttagctcagccccttcggttgtgagaaacagaggatggggtaacgcacaaaactcaaaccgaTCGTAGCCAAAGGCCAACAGGGCTTTGGGGCTCAAGACGCCAAAAAATGCCTGCACCAAGGCCCATGACTCCAACTTGCCCAAATCCCTCGGCAcgcccgatgcctggatccacGAGTCCGTTtcgatccctcggctacgctCGATGCTAGGATCTGCGAGCTttgtctcacctgatccctaaaaacaactgccttggctacgcatgacaccttggttgatgactctgtCTCCATTAAAATGCATGCACACGCGCCCGCTGACAAAAAACCCCCGAAGCGATTTGGCTCGAATCGCCCGAGGCTTGGGGGTtacacccgcgggtgtgctcgtgcgcacccgtCGATGAAACAAAATGTCCCCCACTGGCAACAAAAccccctagacaattctacccaaatcgcccaggGACTCGAgagctacacccacgggtgcgctcatgcgcacccgccgtcaagacaaaaaccccccagacgattctacccgaatcacccgggggcttgggggctcctattgggttcataaacccgaggtcccttatggaccggcttcccaacaaaggcttggcccaataGACAATGTTGCGAGCAACATGTggctcatgggccagcccaaacaCCTAAAACGATGGGCtagaaggacaatccaatctccgaccggaaggcctggccgaggaggaacgacacccgcttccaactccggcccgcctcttcgaccggcCCACCatcggatggcctctccgatcgaaagtctaggccaaaacaccacttctgactccgacccgcttcttcgaccgagaatgcaccgaacccctgcttacagctcctctccgacttGCGCAATCAGGtccgactgggaccaactgaccggggacgccgACTCGGTAAGGACTAGGGAACGGATAAAAAAGTAAAGTAGGGCacccaagtcaaccacaataccgaggaacataccttgtacacctacaggacagtaccctacgacctccCTAGTATAACAGAACCCAAGCAATGTTGTAGGCGCCagcattttccctacagtgttgtgggcgccatcaactgcCATAACAGACAAACacagtaaggctcccccacatgcctctaggcatcaacagtgttgttggCACCGACGTTTATTggaccaggcgaacatggtaaaaccccctgtatgcctctcggcatcaacagtatggcaggcaccaacGTCTGCCATGCCAGAAGAAGATGACGCAAcctccacgtgcatctgacattaaatagtattgtgggcgcctaccatcatcttgtacctgctAGCATGGGCAACAAAGACTTAGTACCATATGtactctcttcctctcacttgtaaggccatccccttcatctataaaaggggatgcgctccctcccaaCAACAGGATCAAtcagttcactagcacacaacaacagaaccaccaggttcaaaccgcaagcacacgctcgaacacttagcacatagcggagctcccgtcactctcggccccttagactagagtccgaccagacctcttgtaccgcccatctttctccttcttgtttgtaaccccactgcaaacttcgagcacctgggcttaggaataaagtcaccgatcgactcaaactggacatagggcacattgcctgaaccagtataaaccctatgtcattgagtgctaggccacctccgatcacaacgtacaacaaaactacaaatatttacgtgttggtcactttcttcaCCGATAATGTGCAACATGTCATGGTAGTATTCTAGTGGCTTGCAGTCGACCAATGGAAAATCAAACTCTCCAAGTGTAAGTTTGCTCAACGTTCAGTTTCGTACTTGGGCCATGTGATTAGTAGTGCTGGTTTGGTGACAGACCCGGCCAAAGTCCAGGCGATTCAGGACTGGCCAACACCAACCACAGTACGTGCTCTTCATGGATTTCTAGGGCTTGCCAGGTACTATAGGAAATTTGTGCGCCATTTTGGTGTCATTGCCAAGCCCCTCAATGAATTGCTGAAGAAAGATACTATATTTGTCTGGACTTCTCTTCATGATTCTACCTTCAACTCGCTAAAGGCCGCTCTGTCATCAGCTCTAGTTCTAGCTCTCCTAGATTTCTCCATTCCATTTAAGGTGGAATTGGTGCTGTGCTGCAACAACATGGACACCCCTTAGCCTATATCAGTAATGCTTTGGGGACTCACAATCAGGGCCTCTCCATCTACAAGAAGGAGTACTTAGCAATTCTTATGGCGATGGACAGTTGGCACCATTATCTGATGCAATCGGAGTTTGTGATCCACACGGACCAGAAAAGCCTTGTGCATCTCAATGAGTAGCGGCTCCACACTCCTTGGCAGCAAAAAGTATTCACACATTTGCTGGGCCTCCGCTATCGCATCGTCTACCGTTGCGGTGAAGACAATACTGTCGCTGATGCTTTCTCCCACCGACCTCCTATTGAAACTCTGTTAGCGGTGTCATCTCCTGTACATGACTAGAAATCTTCCTTGCAGGACTAGTACTAGCAAGATACTGAGGCCTCTGGTCTGTTAacccaactctctttggatcctaTAGCTAAGCATCCATTCAGCTTGCGCCAAGGGATTATCATGTACAAGGACAGGGTACGGTTGGGTTCATACACTGATCTTCAGACCCGAGTGCTTTTAGCTCTTCATGATAGCATAGTCGGAGGTCATTCTAGTGCTCCTGCCACACTAGCCAAAATCCATCAACTGTTCTATTGGCCGGGTATACGTGCTGCAGTTCTAAAATATGTGCAGTCTTGCTCTATTTGTGCTTAGGCCAAACCAGATCACAACAGTTATCCCGGTCTCCTCCAACCATTATCAATGCTAAAATCTTCTTAGGAAGTAATCTCCATGGATTTCATCGAAGGGTTGCCTCTCTCGGGATCTGCCATTGTTATAATGGTGGTCATGGACAAATTTACCAGCTTTGCACACTTTGTGGCTTTGTACCACCTGATTTCTGCTGCCTCTATTGCTCGTGCATTTCTAGATCATATTTACAAGCTGCATGGTTTGCCATTGGCTATCATTTCTGATCGAGATTGGCTTTTCACTAGCAAGTTCTGCTAGCTACTTTTCAAGTTGGCAGGGACTGACCTTCGCATGAGCTCTGCCTACCATCCACAGACGAACGGGCAGACAGAGCGTCTTAATCAATGTATGGAGACGTATCTTCCATGCTTCGTTCATGCCTGCCCTCGCCAATGGTCGCAGTGGCTCTCCCTTGTCGAATATTGGTATAATATGTCTTCTCATTTGGCCCTAGGACGCTCACCCTTTGAGGTGCTTTATGGATGTCACCCAAGACATTTGGGGTTGGACATATCATCTGCTGCTCCTGTCCCTGAACTCCAGCAATGGCTCTCTGATCGGGACCTGATGCAACGCCTTGTTCACCAACACCTAGTGCGTGCTCAACTTTGAATGAAGAAACATGTATATAAGCATCGCTCAGAGCGCACTTTCAATGTGGGTGATTGGGTTTCCTTAAAGCTCTAGCCATATGTGCAGTTGTCCATGGCAACTCGATCAAACAACAAGCTGTCATTCAAGTTATTTGGGACCTTCCGCATTCTGAAGCGCATTGGCGCTGTGGCCTATCTCCTGGACCTTCCAGCAATGGTGGCCGTGCACCCTATCTTTCATGTGTCGCTGCTCAAGAGCTCTCCAAGTTCACAGACTGTCAATGCTTCCTTGCCATCTGAACTTATTGCATTTCAAGTCCCTGAGCGCTTCCTACAATGGTGCTGGACAACTGGTGATCACCCTATTCATCAAGCTCTTGTCAAGTGGTCGCATATGCCGGCTTCGATGTCCACTTGGGAGAATATTGAAGAGCTTTGTCGCCAATTTCCGCGGGCTCTAGCGTGGGGACACACCGGTTCACAAGAAGGGGGGATTGTCAGCAACGCCCCTGACTCTACTTCCACAGTCTGCGTCAACCCTGCTGGAGGCAGCGACCGCAGCAGCGCTCCTTCATCTCCAAGGCCCAAGAGGGGAGTTCGGCCCAATCCCAAGGTGTTCGGGCCCATGTGGTAGCCGTAGGCTAGTATAAGTCtggagaaggagagagagagggggacgaATCCTGAAAACCATAAACTCAATTCTATTATTGAAGCACTCAGCGTTACTgtatttcttcttcctctcctccaAGCATTAGTTTCCTAGTTCCTGCTTACATGATCTCCGTTGCTCGTGGGATTTGATCCCTCGCCGCAGGAAGGCGTGCGTGGGGCAAGAATGTCAGATCTGCGCCCGGGACAGTCCACGACACGGACGGTTAGCTAGAGCGTACCATGGAGGGAGACGCGGCGGACGCGACGACCATGGCAGCCCCCACCTCATCGCGCGCCCAGCCCAGggatgacgactagagggggaGGGCAGGGCGGGTCCAGGCGGCGCCATTGGGATCTCACGGGGACGGTGGGCGGCCTACGTGGACTGCCATGGCGTGTCCGTATTTATGCCGCAACTCGGAACCGCGTGGGGGCGATTCCGTCAGATTGGAGAGCGTCCCGGTCCCGGCGACGCATCCACTGTCCTCTCGCCGCGGGGTGGGACCACCTTCCTCGTCTCGTGGTTTGGAGGGTCGTGGTGGTGGCGTCGGGAAGCCGCGACACAAGACGCAACTAGTGAGGAGGGCGGTATCTCGTTTTTTAGCAATAGGAGTGGGTATCCCGTAACCCGTGCTCCGTTTTTTAGATACTAGCTCTGTCCCTGCTCCGTTCTTTAGATACTAGCTCTGTCCCTTGTGCAACTATGTGCTAAGTGCCGGTTAAAATACTTCACGTTTAACCAAATTTCTTGTAAATAATATTCACATTTATAACTCCAaactaatttattatgaaaatatatttcataattaatctaataatatttgttttatattataaatatttataatttttatctataattgatcaaacttgATATACTAAAATATGACATTGTTgcagaattgtattcttttgggaTAAAGGGAGTATAAGTTGTTTTCGCTTTTCGACAAACaactttaattaaataaataaaaaatattaatatttatgatatatatcaatatcattagatagatatcTGAGTCTAgcattttttaataaatttatttgatatacaaatattgcacgtattttttataaatcataACCGTTAATCGGAGACAAACAGACTGTATGTCGTAACTGCGGACAGCGACGTGACGTGGCCTCGGTGAAACGGCCCGGCTCGGCGCGCAGGTCCATGGGCCGACAAGTGAAACGTTGTTTCAGCCGAAAAAGTCCAACAACTCTCAACAATTACGTGGGTCAGATTTAcctctttaaaaaaaaaatagaattttAATCTCTAACTCTTAGAACCGTCTAATTTATCTCTCCAAACAGTTTTCAAAGTGCTCCGAACTGACGTGACACTACACCAATCGTTCTACATAGCGCCACGTCAATCACAGACAAGGTAAATTGGACTTTTACAATAGTTCAAGAAGATCaattaaaaatatttttttcaaaaagttATCGAAATATTTAGAACAAATATATATTAAACAATACAAAAATATGATGTAATATCAAAAAATTCATACAAAATTTGTTTTAACTCAGAAAATATAaaacaaattttatatttttgctaaaatcatgctctacttTTTGTTTCTTGCTTTATTTGAATCTTATATGGTCTCAATGTGAAACGTATTTGCAGACCGTAACGTGAATCACCACGCAACGTGCCGTGCAAATTGCCAAAAAAATATATTCCCCGTAGCAATATCTTGCTTAACCATCGAGGCATGCACGTGAATTTCCAAATAAAAAATGTAATTCAAGCTTTGATGGCACATTAACAACATATATCATGTGGTTTAACTTTTGTAGCGACATTGTCTTCTTTAGGGGCCACGATGACAAGTATAGACTCATTGGACCATCTAGCATTGTGGCGTGTGACTTCTTAGACTCCCGAACTGATGTCTATGACTTAGCTCACAGCATCCGGATGGATGCAGTCGCTTCCTCATTCATCATAACCATGGGTCTGCGCATGCACCGGGAGTACATGATTGAGTAAGAAGACAATTTGGACATGCTCAGGATGGCAAATTTCATGCGTTTTCTAAATCTATATTATGGTGCCTAGCTCAGAGAAACATATGAAAGGATCTATTGATGACTAGGGGAGGTGAATAACCTCTCAAAAAAGTATTCTTCAAAGCACAACATACGCAAAGTGATTAATTAGTATAAAAGGTGATCCAAATAATAACTACTTTGCCTAGCCTATTTCACCACAAAAGCAAGCCTTCTAAAAATTTCTAGTAGCAAGGTTAACGCTACTACTAGAGCACTCAACACTATAGACTAGCAACTAAAGTTGAGCTACACAAAGCAAGCTACTCTAACTACACTACTCCATTAGAgagctactactacaactatgtAAATACAAGTGTAGTAGAGAGCAAACAAATGAGGGCAAGTGACACAATATTTATCTCGAGGTTCAGTTACTTACTGGTAACTCAATCTCATTGAGGT harbors:
- the LOC136536762 gene encoding uncharacterized protein; this encodes MATRSNNKLSFKLFGTFRILKRIGAVAYLLDLPAMVAVHPIFHVSLLKSSPSSQTVNASLPSELIAFQVPERFLQWCWTTGDHPIHQALVKWSHMPASMSTWENIEELCRQFPRALAWGHTGSQEGGIVSNAPDSTSTVCVNPAGGSDRSSAPSSPRPKRGVRPNPKVFGPMW